The genomic region AGCGGCGCAGCCACGGCAGGGACTCGATGAGGGTGGCGGCCTTCTCGCTGGCCTGGGCCGGGTCGGTGTCTTGGAGATCTGTCATGAGGAGTACGCGCTGTTCTCGTGGACGTAGTCGTGGGTGAGGTCGTTCGTGAGGATGACGGCCGACGCGGTTCCGGCCTTCAGGTCGATCTCGAGCGAGACCGCGCGGGGCGTCAGGTCGACCTCCTCGCGCGGGCGGTCGGGACCGCCCGCGGAGCACACGCGCACGCCGTTGATGTGGACGTCGACCGCGTAGGGGTCGAACACCGCCTGCGTCGTGCCGATGGCGGCGAGCACGCGGCCCCAGTTCGGGTCGTTGCCGAAGATCGCGGCCTTGAAGAGGTTGTTTCGCGCCACCGAGCGGCCGACCTCGACGGCGTCGTCCTCGCTCGCGGCGCCCACGACGCCGATGGTGATGTCGTGGCTGGCGCCCTCGGCATCGCCCTGCAGCTTGACGGCGAGCTCGGTGCACAGTGCGGTCAGTCCCGCGCGGAACTCCTCCGGGTCGGGGGCCACGCCCGACGCGCCGCTGGCCATGAGCGTGACCTGGTCGTTCGTCGACATGCAGCCGTCGGAATCGAGCCGGTCGAAGCTCACGCGCGTCGCCGCGCGCAGGTGCGCGTCCGTCTCGGCCGCGGTCAGCTCGGCATCCGTCGTGATGACCACGAGCATCGTCGCAAGGCCCGGCGCGAGCATGCCGGCGCCCTTCGCCATGCCGCCGATCGTCCAGCCGTCGCCGCGGTACACGCTCGTCTTCGGCACCGAGTCGGTGGTCATGATCGCCTCGGCGGCGACCTGGCCGCCCTCGGGCGATAGGTTCGCGATGGCGTCCGCGGTGCCGGTGAGCACCTTCTGCCGGAACACCTCGTCGCCGGTGCCGATGAGCCCCGTCGAGCACACCAGCACGTCGCCGGGGCTGATGCCCAGCAGCTCGGCGGCCTTCTCGGCCGTGGCGTGCGTGGTCTGGAACCCGAAGGCTCCGGTGAAGCAGTTCGCGCCGCCCGAGTTCAGCACGACGGCCTCGACGACGCCGTCCTGCACGGCCTGCTCGGACCACAGGATCGGGTTCGCCTTGGCCCGGTTGCTCGTGAACACCGCGGCGCCGGAGTGCAGCGGACCGCGGTTGACGACGACCGCGACGTCCGGCTTGCCGGTGGACTTCAGGTGCGCGACGACTCCCGCCGCCTCGAATCCCTGGGGTGCGGTCACGGTCACGGCGCGACTCCGTTCACGGTCAGGCCGGTGCCCTCGGGAAGGCCCAGCGCGATGTTCATGGACTGGACGGCCGCGCCCGCGGTGCCCTTGACGAGGTTGTCGACCGCCGTGACCACGACGACGCGGTTCGCGGCCCGGTCGACCGCGAGCCCCACCAGCGCGGTGTTCGCGCCGACGACGTCGGCGGTGCGCGGGAACTGTCCCTCGGGCAGCAGCTGCACGAACGTCTCGTCGCCGTACGCCGCCTCCCATGCGCCGCGGATATCGGCATCCGTCGCTCCCGGCGCGATCGGCGCGGTCGAGGTGGCGAGGATGCCGCGTGCCATCGGCACGAGGACCGGCGTGAACGAGATGCGGACGTCGCCGACGGCGCCGGCCCCCACCAGCGCCTGGCGGATCTCGGGGATGTGGCGATGCGTGCCGCCGACCGCGTAGGGGTTGGCGGTGCCGAGGATCTCGCTCGCGAGCAGATTGGGCTTGAGGCTCTTGCCCGCGCCCGACGGGCCGACCGCGAGGACCGTGACGATGTCGGAGGCGTCGATGACGCCCGCGGCGACGCCCGGCGCGAGGCTCAGGCTCACCGTCGAGGCGTTGCAGCCCGGCGCGGCGATGCGCGTCGCGCCCGCCAGCCGCTCCCGCTGCTTCGCGTCCCCGACGGGGAGCTC from Microbacter sp. GSS18 harbors:
- the argJ gene encoding bifunctional glutamate N-acetyltransferase/amino-acid acetyltransferase ArgJ; this translates as MTVTAPQGFEAAGVVAHLKSTGKPDVAVVVNRGPLHSGAAVFTSNRAKANPILWSEQAVQDGVVEAVVLNSGGANCFTGAFGFQTTHATAEKAAELLGISPGDVLVCSTGLIGTGDEVFRQKVLTGTADAIANLSPEGGQVAAEAIMTTDSVPKTSVYRGDGWTIGGMAKGAGMLAPGLATMLVVITTDAELTAAETDAHLRAATRVSFDRLDSDGCMSTNDQVTLMASGASGVAPDPEEFRAGLTALCTELAVKLQGDAEGASHDITIGVVGAASEDDAVEVGRSVARNNLFKAAIFGNDPNWGRVLAAIGTTQAVFDPYAVDVHINGVRVCSAGGPDRPREEVDLTPRAVSLEIDLKAGTASAVILTNDLTHDYVHENSAYSS
- the argC gene encoding N-acetyl-gamma-glutamyl-phosphate reductase, which translates into the protein MTYSVAVSGASGYAGGEILRILASHPDVEIRTVTAHSNAGQPLIQHQPHLRSLSHLTLQETTPEILAGHDIVFLALPHGQSGQYTDALGDAPLVIDAGADHRLESQDAWDAFYGGAFHEPWTYGVPELPVGDAKQRERLAGATRIAAPGCNASTVSLSLAPGVAAGVIDASDIVTVLAVGPSGAGKSLKPNLLASEILGTANPYAVGGTHRHIPEIRQALVGAGAVGDVRISFTPVLVPMARGILATSTAPIAPGATDADIRGAWEAAYGDETFVQLLPEGQFPRTADVVGANTALVGLAVDRAANRVVVVTAVDNLVKGTAGAAVQSMNIALGLPEGTGLTVNGVAP